The genomic stretch TAAATCAGCCAACAAGAGACTCTTTATCGGGGGATTGCCATACAAATATAGCGAAGGTCAGCTCTTACGATTATTTATCGGCCAAGGTAAGGTAATAGATGCCAGAATTATTCATAATCAGTGGGGAAAAAGCCGCGGTATAGGCTATGTAGAGTTTGAAGACCTGAACGATGCCATCGAAGCCAAACAAAAATTTCACAATTACGAAATAGAACCGGGCCGAACCATTATAGTCGACTTTGCCCAAACAGATCCCATGTTGACACCCGAAGGTCAGCAAAGACATGCCGAGGCGCAAGCTAAGAAACGTCCATATATTCGTCGGTCGGACAACTATTCCCGCACCCCGGAGGGAGATTCCAAATTTATTTCTACCCATAGCCTTAATACTGATCGGCCGCAAGAAGACCAACAGTTCAAACCAAAATTTGGACCCCGTCTTAAATTCGGCAAAAAGGGTGATTCTTCAAAAACCAAAGCTAGTTTTGAGCATCAACGCCAGAGTGTCTTTAATTCGCGTAATTTTGGGGCCAAAACAGGCGCAAAATTTGCTGCCAGAACTGCCGCCCGTAAAAAAACCCGATGATCAGTTTTCAAAAACCGATAATCGGGCTTTCTCCCATGGATGGTATTACCGACGAGCCGTTTCGTCTGCTTCAATCCCGTATCGCCAAACCTGACCTTATGTTTACGGAATTCGTGAGCGCGGAGGGGCTAAGTCGCGGAGGAGTTAAGCTCTACGACGTTCTTTTGTACTCGAAAGAAGAAAGGCCGATCGTAGGCCAACTTTTCGGAAAAGACCCCGAAAGTTTTTACAAGTCCGCCATAATTCTTGCTCATCTTGGTTTTGATGGGGTAGACATCAACATGGGTTGCCCGGCCAAGACAGTTATCCAACATGGCTCGGGCGGAGCACTGATCGAAAACCCAACACTTGCATCGGAAATTATCAAGTCAACCCAAAAGGGCATCACCGACTGGTATCAAGGCAGGATTTCTATTGACAACCTTGACCTCAATCAAAAAACCCATCAGGTTATCAAAAGAAATTTAAAATATTCCATCATTAAAAGTCTCCCCTTCCTCAAGGGGAGATGTCCCGAAGGGACAGGGAGGTTTGTCCCCTCTGTTTCTGTTAAAACCAGGTTGGGTATCAACGATAAAGTATACAAAACCTGGATTCCTTTTTTACTGCAACACCGCCTGGATTTTATAACAATTCACGGCCGAACGCTAAAGCAAGGTTATTCCGGATCTACCGATTGGCCGGCAATTCAGGAATGTGCCCAAATAGCAAAGTCATCAAACACTCCGATTTTCGGTAACGGCGATATTCAATCCCGCCAACAGGGTATGGATTATTGTAAAAAATATGGCGTCTCTGGTGTCTTAATCGGCCGGGCATCAACGGGGAATCCGTGGGTTTTCAAAGATAGAGAAGCTTCTCTAAAAGAAAAATATTCCACCATGTTACTTCACACCCAGCTTTTCCAGTCTATCTTTCCATCCCGCCGCCTTGATTCTATGCGAAAACATTTTCTTTTGTATTCCACGGGACACCTCCATGCCAAAAAGCTCCGTGCTCACTTAGTCAGAGTAAATTCACTTAACGACCTTTTGTCACTTGAAGACGAGTTTTTAAATTGCTAGATTAAAAGGTATGCCAAACGACAATCAAACATCGCAAACCCTCGTCAGCGTAGAATCACTTATTAATAGCTACAACTCCCGTCTCGACACTCTCCAGACCCAACAAAAGCAATTTAAAGAAATGCTCAACTCGATTCTCGACAACGACACTGATTTTCAAACTATTGCCAAAGAAGCCTCAAAACAGGCAAAACTTAAGATGATTGCAAAGCAAAAAGTATTAAAACTCTCGGAAGCCGCCCAAACTGTAGACAAGATGAAAGAGTGCCAGACCCAGCTGAGAGAAATAAAAACTGCCCTCTCGGATTATCTTTCCCAATATGTAACTCTTTCCGGAACCAACCAAATAGAAGGCATGGATGGGGTTTTACGACAAATTGTTTATACCGCCAAATTAGTTAAAATATCCGGTAAAAAATAAATTTAAAAATTATTAAATTATAAATTATTAAATTTTTTAAAATATGTCACATATCGTTGGTACAGAACAAAACTTTAAAACCGAAGTTCTCGATTACAAAGGAAAAGTTCTCGTCGATTTTTGGGCACCCTGGTGTGGACCCTGTCAAATGCTAACACCGATAATTGAGGAGATTGCCCTCGAACAAACCGGAAAGCTAAAGGTGGTAAAAGTAAACGTCGACGAACAGCAATCTCTTTCCTCACAATACGGCATCAGCGGTATCCCGGCTGTTTTCATCTTTATTAACGGAGAGCTAAAGGAACAAATCATTGGTTTCCGCCAAAAACAAGATTATTTATCAGCCATAGAAAAGTATTAATGGATTTATCGAAAGTTGAAACTTTCTTAAAAAATAACAATCTCCCGCTTTATCGTCTAAAACAAATCCGCAAAAATTATTTTTCCGGTCGTTTTTCCTCTTTTGATGATATGACGGACTTGCCTCTGAGCCTAAGAAAGTCTCTGTCCGCAAATTTTTCTCTACTTTCAGTTATCACCGACAAAACTGAGACCACAGGCAGCACCCAAAAAGCGCTTCTAAATCTCGTCGACAATCAAAAAATAGAATCTGTTCTAATGGATTACGACGGATGGCTGACCGCTTGTGTCAGCAGTCAGGTAGGTTGTCCTCTAAATTGTTCTTTTTGCGCCACAGGGCGTTTAGGTTATAAAAGAAACTTATCAGCCGAAGAGCTAGTAGACCAAATATTATATTGGAACACTCGCTTATTTCCCAAATATATTGGCCGGATTGTTTTTATGGGAATGGGAGAGCCGTTTTTAAACTGGGACAACCTAATCTCTGCCCTAAAAATTATTAATTCAAAAGATGGTTTGGGCATTGGAGCCCGTAAGATTAGTATTTCTACCGCCGGCATCATCAACCGCATCTACGACTTTACAAATCTTAATACCGAAATCAACTTGGCCATTTCCCTTCATAGTGTTAATCAAAAAATTCGCGAGCATATAATGCCGATTGCCAAACAATATCCGCTCCGTGATCTAAAAAAGGCTTGTCTAAATTATGTGCAAGTCACCAAGCGCCAACTCTTTTTTGAATACGCCCTAATGAAGAACATAAACGATAGCCCGGAGGATGCGGCCAAGCTAATTATTTTTATAAATACAAATAGATTATATTATTTAAACTTAATTCATTTAAATCCCATAGAAAAAGGAATTGTCCCCTCCGACCAAAAGACCAGCAACTCGTTTATCTCCATCTTAACAAAATCCGGAATAAATTTTTCTCTACGGCGGACTTTTGGCCAGTCTATCCATGCTGCTTGTGGTCAGCTAGCTGGTAAATAACGAAATTACAGTATAATACAGATATGTTAATCGATGAAGCCAGAATATTAATCAAAGCCGGTGATGGTGGAAACGGTTTTGTCCACTTCTATCGAGACCGTTGGCGGCCCAAAGGCGGCCCGGATGGTGGAAATGGCGGGAGTGGGGGTTCGGTCTATTTTGTCGCGGTTTCAGATATCAGTAAACTTCGCCAATTTCGCCATCAAAAAAAGTATTTGGCTGAAAACGGCAGTAATGGAGGTGTTAAGCAAATGACCGGAAAAAATGGCCAGGATCTTACCCTTGAAGTTCCAGTGGGGACTATTGTCACATACGACAATGGTACACAGGTAGAATTTACAAAAGTTGGAGAGAAGTTTCTGATGACCAAAGGTGGTAAAGGCGGCAAAGGAAATTTTCACTTCCGTTCCGCAACTAACCAAACTCCTCAGGACTTCACTCCCGGCCAAAAGCGAGAATATAAAAATCTTTTTTTACAACTCAAATTAATTGCCCAGGTCGGTCTTATCGGACTACCAAACGCCGGGAAAACTAGCCTCTTAAATGAACTAACTTCCGCCAAAGCCAAAGTTGCCAACTACGCCTTTACCACCCTTGAACCAAATCTCGGGAGCACCAAGTCCGGCTTTATTATCGCCGATATCCCCGGGTTAATTGAAGGTGCCTCATCCGGAAAAGGGTTGGGGATCAAGTTTTTAAAACATATTGAAAGAACTCAAATTTTGGTTCATTGCTTATCGTGTGAATCAACAGATCCCCAGAAAGACTACCACACCGTCCGTCACGAACTAGAAAGCTATAGCTCAGTTTTAGCTGCCAAACCGGAATTGTTAGTCCTGACAAAATCAGACATCCTGGTCTCCAAACAGATAAAACTGCTCCAAAAACAAACCGGGGCTCAATTTGCCACCTCAATCATAGACACAGATAGCGTTAAAAACCTAAACGATTATCTGGCCAAAGAACTATCTTAAGCCGTTAAAGCCTTTTTAATTTTCAACCAATCCTTTTTAAGCTGATTAGCTAATTTTGTCGCTCCATTTTTTGTTGCATCAAAATCATTTTTAAAATCGGAGACGACATCCTCAACAATCATCCCATATTTCTCTTTATTGATTTCCTCCCCGGCACTTTTAACTGCCGCCACCTTTTCCATTACTTTCGAAGTGATTTCCTTGTATTTATCCTTCGCCATTTTCGTTGCTTCACCAAAAACTTCGGTCACTCTACTCTCAGTATCCTCTACTTCTGTCTTTATCGCCTTACCCAACTTACTGGCCAATCTCAAAATATCTTCTCTGGTTTCCTCTCCGGATTTAGGAGCAAACAACAAACCGCCTATCGCTCCGGCTGCAGCACCCAATAACCCAGCCAAAAAAAATTTACCTGTAGTTTTTGACATAATTCTCCTAATAATTCTATAACAACTCAGTCTAATTTATTTTAAGCCTGCTGTCAACATCAAGTAGGTTATTCTATCACCGCTCTTTCCGGCCAATGAGGATCGGTTTTAACATTAAGTTCCAAAAACACTTTCCTTCCGGACATTAGTTCCAATTCTTTTCTGGCATTAAAACCTATTTCTTTAATCTTTTTTCCATCTCTACCAATTATCATTTTTTTATATCTATCCGCCGTTGTAAAAATTGTCGCCTGAATCAAAATTAGTTTCTTTTTATCAACAATCTTGTCTACTACAATACTAATCGAATATGGGACTTCTTCTCTCAAAAACAAATATGCCTTTTCCCTGACAAGCTCCCCAATATATTCCTTAGAGCTAATCGGTATTACTGGTTTTTTAACTGATTTCAATATCTTGACTTCTTCTTCTATTTTTTCTTCGCTATCGTCTCCGAGTAGATCAAAAATCAAATTTACCAACCCCTTAACATTCTTTGATTTAATCGCGCTAATCTTTATATTTCTGTCAAACTCATCCTCCATATAGTTGTACTCTGCAAAATGATCTTTACTACCTGTTGCCGCATCAGATTTGTTATAGACCAGAATTTTTTTGGCTCCTGATTTTCTGACCAATCCCAAGGCTTTATTTTCTTCATCATTTTTTGGCCTCGAAATATCAACCAACATTACAATTACATCGGCCTTGCTGCTTTCCTTTGGTGCTTCGGTGTTTACCCTCTTCCCCACCAAGTCTTCGACTTTTCCGATAACTCCCGGGGTATCGGAAAACAATATTTCACCTCGAGCATCGGAATATACTACTCTCATATTTTTCCGGGTAGTTTGGGGCAGGGGAGATGTGATTGCGACTTTCTGATTCATAATCGCATTCAGTAGTGTTGATTTACCGGTATTCGGTCTGCCGATTATTACCGCTCTTCCTGATTTTTTGACATCTTGAATTTTCATCTTCGATATTTTAACATTAATTTCAACGTTGACACTTAGCAATGGCAATGATAGACTGCTAATTATGACCGAAATACCACTACAACCAAACCAGGAAAAAGCCCTCCAACCAGTGAGGAAAGTCTTGCCATTAATTCCGCTCAGAAACGTTGTTCTTTTTCCTTCCGTTGAAACTTCATTGTTCTTTGGTCGAAAAGAATCGATGAATTCATTGCTTTATGCCTACGACAATACAAATAAATTAGTAATTATTACTGCCCAAAAAAACCCCAAGGTCGAAAAGCCATTATTGTCGGATATTTACACTGTTGGGGTTCTTGCCAGAATTGAGCATATCCTCCAAACCGATGGCAGTCTCCATGCCATAGTCAAGGGTGTCTCTCGAGTGAATATTGTCAACATGACCCAAACAGACCCACACGCCATGGTCGAGTTTGTCGATCTTCCCATAATCCCCGAATCAGTTACCGACATCCAACAGGCCGCAGAAGCCTTGCTTAGCCAACTAAAGAAGGCCTTTTCTATGGGAAGACAATTTGACCTTCCTGCCATGATGCAGCTAAGTACGGGTGTTTCTAGCTCAGATCTTGCCGACCAGGTCAGCTTTTCCACCAACGCTAAAATGCCAGAAAAGCAAACCTTACTTGAAATGCTTCTCGTCAGTCAAAGACTAAAAGCCGCCACAGAATTTTTGGTTCAGGAAATGAAAGTCGCCGAACTGGAGCGGACAATCGAAGACAGAACCCAGGAGAAATTTAATACCGGCATGAAACGGAACATTCTGGAAGAACGCAAGCGCCAAATTGAAAAAGAATTAAAGAAAATCGGTGAAAATTCTTCGGGAGAATTTGGTGATTTGGAAACAAAAATAAAAAAACTCAAAATGCCCCCTGAGGTAAAAAGAAAGGTTCTCAAGGAGTTTGACCGTCTTGTTGAAATGGGATCAATGGCTCCCGAGTCAAGTTATATCAGAACCTACCTGGAAACCGTTGCTGAAATGCCCTGGGGAAAATACAGTGTATCCAATCCGGACATCAAAAAAGCAGAAACTATTTTAGACAACGACCATTATGGCCTCAAGGATGTAAAGGAACGAATCTTGGAACATCTAGCCGTCATCAGTCTTAAAAATAAAAATAAAACAAAAAAAGATGAGCCCGTTTCCACAACAAATATTCTGTGTTTTATTGGCCCACCGGGAGTTGGAAAAACCTCTATTGGTAAATCAATTGCAAACGCCCTGGGCAGAGAATTTGTTCGCGCTTCACTTGGAGGCATCCGTGACGAGGCCGAAATTAGAGGCCACCGTAGAACCTATGTCGGCGCTATGCCCGGAAGGATTGTAAAGGGGCTCAAAGACGCCAAAAGCATGAACCCGGTTTTTATGTTAGATGAAATTGACAAAATCGGAGCCGATTACAGGGGAGACCCCTCATCCGCTTTATTGGAAACTCTCGACCCTGAACAAAACAAGGACTTTAATGATCATTATCTTGATTTTCCTCTCGATTTATCAAAAGTCTTTTTTATCCTAACCGGAAATAGTCTTAGTACTATACCCGGCCCCCTTCGTGATCGTCTAGAAGTCATCATGTTCTCCGGATACACCCAGGAAGAAAAATTTCATATTGCTAAACAATACCTAATCAAAAAAGAATTAAAAGCCAACGGTCTGAGTCGTGAAAAAATACCCGACCTCAACGACAATACTATTCGGTACATAATCGACAAGTATACCCGCGAAGCCGGAGTCCGTGAACTAGAAAGGGTAATCGCCAGTTTATTCCGGAAAATCGCCAAAAAGATTGTATCTGGAAACAAAATAAAAACTGACTTGAATAATACTGCAACCATCAAAAAACTTTTGGGTCCGGAAAAATTTAGTTCACAATTAAAAGGCAAAAAGGACGAGGTGGGAACCTCCACCGGCCTTGCCTGGACTAGTGTTGGGGGCGACATTCTTTTTATTGAGGTCAATGTTATGCCCGGAAAAGGTCATTTGATCCTTACCGGCAAGCTTGGATCCGTCATGAAAGAGTCCTGCCAAGCCGCTTTGTCATTTGTCAGAAGCCAAGCGAATAAATGGCATATAAAACAGGATTTCCACAAAATCGATATTCATATTCATGTCCCCGAAGGAGCTACTCCAAAAGATGGTCCATCCGCCGGATGTGCTATTACTACCGCCATCGTTTCCGCCCTTAAGGGAGTACCCGTTCCCCGGGATATCGGAATGACCGGCGAAATTACCCTCAGAGGCAACGCTTTGGAAATTGGCGGTCTCAAGGAAAAATCAATTGCCGCTCACCGTGCCGGTCTTAAAACCATATTTATTCCGGCTGATAACAAAAAATCTCTGGTTGAAATTCCAAAAGAGGTAAAAAAGGATATAAAATTCATTCCTGTCAGCCACTATTCCGAGATCTACGACAAAATTTTTAGCTAATATGACATCATTGCGCCTGCCCGCCTCTGGCGGGAGGAGCTTTTCAAGCGACGAAGCAATCATTACAGGATTTGACTATACAAATCTCTCCACTCCGAATTATTGCTTTTGTTAAAGATTGCCACAGTCAATCCTTCCTTCGCAATGACGAAATCTCTACATCTTTTCAATCGGTTTTAATCCCAATAGCACCAGTCCGATACGAATTATACTAGCCGTGGTTTTCGTCAAGAACACCCTAAACGCCTCTTCTTTGCTTTCTACGATCCTATTTTTACCATAGAATTCATTAAACTTCCTGGCCACACTCAAAATATATTCAGCCACTACTGCCGGTGAGAACCTACAAGACGACTCTATAATCTTTTCCTCAAATTTGTAAAATTCTCTAAGTAGTTGTAATTCATCTTCATTTATTGATAGGGGAACCGAGTCAATATTTTTCTGTTCAAGTATTCTAGTTTTGGCCAACACACTCTGGCATCTGGCATAAGTGTACTGAAGATATGGCCCCGAATCTCCGTCCAAGCTCATTATCTTATCCCAGTCGAAAATAACATCCTTTCTTGGGTCAGACGACAAGTCATTAAATTTAATTGCCCCGATTGCCACCTCTTGAATCATTTCCTGTTTTTCAGTTGACGTCATTTCTTTGGACACACTGCTCTTTTCAGCTACTGCAGTCGCCATCTCTTTCGCTCTGTAAATTACTTCAGATAAATGAATTGTCTGCCCTTTTCTGGTAGAAAACTTCCCATCCTTCCACCTTATCAAACCATGACCGATATGTTTAAACCCATCCTTCGGCATCCACCCAAGCATTTTAGCGACCGCAAATACTTGTCTAAAATACAAATTTTGATCAGAACCCACCTCATAGACAATTAAGTCAGGGTTCCAGGTCTCTTTGCGATATTTTATTGCTGCCAAATCTCTGGCCAAATATGTAGTCGCCTCATTAGTCTTTTTCAAAATTATCGGAGGCATATTTTCAAATTCTATAATTAACGCCCCTTCACTCTTCCTGGTTATACCCTTTTTAATACAATCATTTATTACATCCTCGAGCATTGGTAAATAAAATGATTCTCCATACGCAAAGTCAATTTTTACCCCCAAAAGATCATAAACCCGGTCAAATTCCAAAAGAGAAATATCGACACACTTTTGCCAAATAGACTTAGCTTCAGAATCACCATTCTCTAATTTGGAAAACCACTCCCTGGCTTCTTCAATCAACCCCGGTTCTTTTTCTTCTTCCTCGTGGAACTTCACATATAATTTTTCCAAATCGTCTACCGTCATATTGTCCACCGTCTTTTTCCCCCACTTCTTTACCGCCACAATCAATTTTCCGAATTGTGTGCCCCAATCGCCCAAATGATTGTCCCCAATACAATTCCACCCTAAAAATTTATAAATATTATAGATTGCCTGACCGATATTGGTTGACCGTAAATGCCCGATACCAAAAGGTTTGGCAATATTCGGAGCCGAGTAGTCCACCACCACTGTTTTACCTTTCCCGTATGCATTAAGTTTATTTCTAAACTCTATTTCGTAATTGATTACTTCTGCCTGTCTTAGTAAAACTTCATTTTTCAAAAAAATATTAATAA from Candidatus Shapirobacteria bacterium encodes the following:
- the rlmN gene encoding 23S rRNA (adenine(2503)-C(2))-methyltransferase RlmN; the encoded protein is MDLSKVETFLKNNNLPLYRLKQIRKNYFSGRFSSFDDMTDLPLSLRKSLSANFSLLSVITDKTETTGSTQKALLNLVDNQKIESVLMDYDGWLTACVSSQVGCPLNCSFCATGRLGYKRNLSAEELVDQILYWNTRLFPKYIGRIVFMGMGEPFLNWDNLISALKIINSKDGLGIGARKISISTAGIINRIYDFTNLNTEINLAISLHSVNQKIREHIMPIAKQYPLRDLKKACLNYVQVTKRQLFFEYALMKNINDSPEDAAKLIIFINTNRLYYLNLIHLNPIEKGIVPSDQKTSNSFISILTKSGINFSLRRTFGQSIHAACGQLAGK
- the era gene encoding GTPase Era, producing MKIQDVKKSGRAVIIGRPNTGKSTLLNAIMNQKVAITSPLPQTTRKNMRVVYSDARGEILFSDTPGVIGKVEDLVGKRVNTEAPKESSKADVIVMLVDISRPKNDEENKALGLVRKSGAKKILVYNKSDAATGSKDHFAEYNYMEDEFDRNIKISAIKSKNVKGLVNLIFDLLGDDSEEKIEEEVKILKSVKKPVIPISSKEYIGELVREKAYLFLREEVPYSISIVVDKIVDKKKLILIQATIFTTADRYKKMIIGRDGKKIKEIGFNARKELELMSGRKVFLELNVKTDPHWPERAVIE
- a CDS encoding YtxH domain-containing protein, yielding MSKTTGKFFLAGLLGAAAGAIGGLLFAPKSGEETREDILRLASKLGKAIKTEVEDTESRVTEVFGEATKMAKDKYKEITSKVMEKVAAVKSAGEEINKEKYGMIVEDVVSDFKNDFDATKNGATKLANQLKKDWLKIKKALTA
- the lon gene encoding endopeptidase La, which codes for MTEIPLQPNQEKALQPVRKVLPLIPLRNVVLFPSVETSLFFGRKESMNSLLYAYDNTNKLVIITAQKNPKVEKPLLSDIYTVGVLARIEHILQTDGSLHAIVKGVSRVNIVNMTQTDPHAMVEFVDLPIIPESVTDIQQAAEALLSQLKKAFSMGRQFDLPAMMQLSTGVSSSDLADQVSFSTNAKMPEKQTLLEMLLVSQRLKAATEFLVQEMKVAELERTIEDRTQEKFNTGMKRNILEERKRQIEKELKKIGENSSGEFGDLETKIKKLKMPPEVKRKVLKEFDRLVEMGSMAPESSYIRTYLETVAEMPWGKYSVSNPDIKKAETILDNDHYGLKDVKERILEHLAVISLKNKNKTKKDEPVSTTNILCFIGPPGVGKTSIGKSIANALGREFVRASLGGIRDEAEIRGHRRTYVGAMPGRIVKGLKDAKSMNPVFMLDEIDKIGADYRGDPSSALLETLDPEQNKDFNDHYLDFPLDLSKVFFILTGNSLSTIPGPLRDRLEVIMFSGYTQEEKFHIAKQYLIKKELKANGLSREKIPDLNDNTIRYIIDKYTREAGVRELERVIASLFRKIAKKIVSGNKIKTDLNNTATIKKLLGPEKFSSQLKGKKDEVGTSTGLAWTSVGGDILFIEVNVMPGKGHLILTGKLGSVMKESCQAALSFVRSQANKWHIKQDFHKIDIHIHVPEGATPKDGPSAGCAITTAIVSALKGVPVPRDIGMTGEITLRGNALEIGGLKEKSIAAHRAGLKTIFIPADNKKSLVEIPKEVKKDIKFIPVSHYSEIYDKIFS
- the argS gene encoding arginine--tRNA ligase, coding for MQTDIVKQLTEIVSQTISSMGYKIDSDEIIFEHPADSNFGDYSTNIGMILGKREKKNPKVLAQEILVKISAFSQESGLIEKAEVAGNGFINIFLKNEVLLRQAEVINYEIEFRNKLNAYGKGKTVVVDYSAPNIAKPFGIGHLRSTNIGQAIYNIYKFLGWNCIGDNHLGDWGTQFGKLIVAVKKWGKKTVDNMTVDDLEKLYVKFHEEEEKEPGLIEEAREWFSKLENGDSEAKSIWQKCVDISLLEFDRVYDLLGVKIDFAYGESFYLPMLEDVINDCIKKGITRKSEGALIIEFENMPPIILKKTNEATTYLARDLAAIKYRKETWNPDLIVYEVGSDQNLYFRQVFAVAKMLGWMPKDGFKHIGHGLIRWKDGKFSTRKGQTIHLSEVIYRAKEMATAVAEKSSVSKEMTSTEKQEMIQEVAIGAIKFNDLSSDPRKDVIFDWDKIMSLDGDSGPYLQYTYARCQSVLAKTRILEQKNIDSVPLSINEDELQLLREFYKFEEKIIESSCRFSPAVVAEYILSVARKFNEFYGKNRIVESKEEAFRVFLTKTTASIIRIGLVLLGLKPIEKM
- the obgE gene encoding GTPase ObgE; its protein translation is MLIDEARILIKAGDGGNGFVHFYRDRWRPKGGPDGGNGGSGGSVYFVAVSDISKLRQFRHQKKYLAENGSNGGVKQMTGKNGQDLTLEVPVGTIVTYDNGTQVEFTKVGEKFLMTKGGKGGKGNFHFRSATNQTPQDFTPGQKREYKNLFLQLKLIAQVGLIGLPNAGKTSLLNELTSAKAKVANYAFTTLEPNLGSTKSGFIIADIPGLIEGASSGKGLGIKFLKHIERTQILVHCLSCESTDPQKDYHTVRHELESYSSVLAAKPELLVLTKSDILVSKQIKLLQKQTGAQFATSIIDTDSVKNLNDYLAKELS
- a CDS encoding tRNA-dihydrouridine synthase produces the protein MISFQKPIIGLSPMDGITDEPFRLLQSRIAKPDLMFTEFVSAEGLSRGGVKLYDVLLYSKEERPIVGQLFGKDPESFYKSAIILAHLGFDGVDINMGCPAKTVIQHGSGGALIENPTLASEIIKSTQKGITDWYQGRISIDNLDLNQKTHQVIKRNLKYSIIKSLPFLKGRCPEGTGRFVPSVSVKTRLGINDKVYKTWIPFLLQHRLDFITIHGRTLKQGYSGSTDWPAIQECAQIAKSSNTPIFGNGDIQSRQQGMDYCKKYGVSGVLIGRASTGNPWVFKDREASLKEKYSTMLLHTQLFQSIFPSRRLDSMRKHFLLYSTGHLHAKKLRAHLVRVNSLNDLLSLEDEFLNC
- the trxA gene encoding thioredoxin; its protein translation is MSHIVGTEQNFKTEVLDYKGKVLVDFWAPWCGPCQMLTPIIEEIALEQTGKLKVVKVNVDEQQSLSSQYGISGIPAVFIFINGELKEQIIGFRQKQDYLSAIEKY